Proteins encoded in a region of the Zunongwangia endophytica genome:
- a CDS encoding helix-turn-helix domain-containing protein: MKVLPFKIPKPEKEALVYQEDHEIVFYDKLHQHEEIQISYIMEGSGSLIVGDSINEYKPHDILIIGENIPHVFRSDAEAHPNSVMYTLFFTKKSFGKEFFNLTDLSGIQKFFDESEYGMKIQSNEKRFHLFDNLKHQSKIERVASLLLLLNELTHAERLPLSSFVYQKKYTEDEGKRMNDVFQYAMDNFQENIALEDIAEIAFMSKNAFCRYFKKRTNKTFFQFLIEIRIERACKLLYKDHDLPVSAISELCGFQNIANFNRKFKELKGITPTQYRQQTD, encoded by the coding sequence ATGAAAGTCCTACCCTTCAAAATCCCAAAGCCCGAAAAAGAAGCCCTTGTATATCAGGAAGACCATGAAATCGTTTTTTACGATAAGTTGCATCAGCACGAGGAAATTCAGATTAGTTATATCATGGAAGGCAGTGGATCTTTAATTGTTGGTGACAGTATTAATGAATATAAACCCCACGATATTCTTATCATTGGTGAAAATATTCCGCACGTCTTTAGAAGTGATGCAGAAGCACATCCCAATTCGGTAATGTATACGCTATTTTTTACTAAGAAATCCTTCGGAAAGGAATTCTTCAACCTTACTGATCTTAGCGGAATTCAGAAGTTTTTTGACGAATCTGAATACGGTATGAAGATTCAGTCTAATGAAAAACGGTTCCATCTTTTTGACAATCTGAAACATCAAAGCAAAATTGAAAGAGTTGCCAGTTTACTTTTGCTTTTAAATGAGCTAACGCACGCAGAACGTCTTCCCTTATCTTCTTTTGTTTATCAAAAAAAATACACAGAAGATGAAGGAAAACGGATGAATGATGTTTTTCAATACGCCATGGATAATTTTCAGGAAAATATCGCCCTAGAGGATATCGCTGAAATTGCCTTTATGAGTAAAAATGCTTTTTGTCGCTACTTTAAAAAAAGAACGAATAAAACCTTTTTTCAGTTTTTAATAGAAATTAGAATCGAACGCGCTTGCAAGTTGCTTTATAAAGATCATGATCTACCAGTTTCCGCAATTTCAGAATTGTGCGGATTCCAAAACATCGCCAATTTCAACCGAAAATTTAAAGAATTAAAGGGAATAACGCCTACCCAATATCGCCAACAGACAGATTAG
- a CDS encoding dihydrodipicolinate synthase family protein gives MAIKWEGVMPAVTTKFTKDDELDLVTFEKNIKAQLDAGVNGIILGGTLGEASTLTPAEKETLVKKTLEITAGQVPVIINIAEQSTKEAIQVAKNAEAWGAQGLMLLPPMRYKATDHETVIYFKEIAKSTSLPIMIYNNPVDYKIEVTIEMFEELLADCPTIEAVKESTRDISNVTRLKNKFGDRIKILCGVDTLALESMVAGADGWVAGLVAAYPAETVAIYKLVKAGDLEEALRIYRWFMPLLELDISPQLVQNIKLAEVATGLGTAHVRAPRLVLQGKELERVQGIIDTAMAVRPELIDYKSL, from the coding sequence ATGGCAATCAAATGGGAAGGGGTTATGCCCGCAGTAACCACTAAGTTTACAAAAGACGACGAACTGGATCTAGTTACGTTCGAAAAAAATATCAAAGCACAATTAGATGCAGGTGTAAACGGAATCATCTTAGGAGGAACTTTAGGTGAAGCTAGTACGCTAACACCGGCAGAAAAAGAAACGCTTGTAAAGAAAACTCTAGAAATTACTGCAGGGCAAGTACCGGTAATCATAAATATTGCAGAGCAGTCTACAAAAGAGGCAATTCAAGTTGCAAAAAATGCAGAAGCTTGGGGTGCGCAAGGTTTAATGCTTCTTCCACCAATGCGTTATAAAGCTACAGATCACGAGACTGTAATATATTTTAAAGAGATTGCTAAAAGCACATCTTTACCGATTATGATCTACAACAATCCAGTAGATTATAAGATTGAAGTAACTATTGAAATGTTTGAAGAACTTTTAGCAGATTGTCCAACAATAGAAGCGGTAAAAGAATCTACACGAGATATTAGTAATGTTACTCGTTTGAAGAATAAATTTGGGGACCGTATCAAGATCTTATGTGGGGTAGACACGCTTGCATTAGAAAGTATGGTTGCAGGTGCAGATGGTTGGGTAGCTGGATTAGTAGCTGCATATCCTGCAGAAACTGTAGCTATTTATAAATTAGTGAAAGCCGGTGATTTAGAAGAAGCCTTAAGAATTTATAGATGGTTTATGCCATTATTAGAATTGGATATATCTCCCCAATTAGTACAAAATATCAAGTTAGCTGAAGTAGCGACCGGTTTAGGAACAGCGCATGTTAGAGCACCTAGATTAGTATTACAAGGAAAAGAATTAGAAAGAGTACAGGGTATTATAGATACAGCGATGGCTGTAAGACCAGAGCTAATAGACTATAAATCATTATAA